One Periophthalmus magnuspinnatus isolate fPerMag1 chromosome 8, fPerMag1.2.pri, whole genome shotgun sequence genomic window carries:
- the kat8 gene encoding histone acetyltransferase KAT8, with the protein MTGGTEFENSYGDNKDPESTMETDMDSGNIENERAELEASVPAPSSSNGSGGEEDEAETEAREREAGGLSSVASADGGAVQSGGRDQEVSVEIGETYLCQRTDKTWHSAEVIQSRLNEQEGREEFYVHYVGFNRRLDEWVGKNRLALTKTVKDAVRKSTEMGGVDLGDQPERKITRNQKRKHDEINHVQKTYAEMDPTTAALEKEHEAITKVKYVDKIQIGNFEIDAWYFSPFPEDYGKQPKLWICEYCLKYMKFEKTFRHHLSNCQWRQPPGKEIYRRSNISVFEVDGRDHKIYCQNLCLLAKLFLDHKTLYFDVEPFIFYILTEVNKQGAHIVGYFSKEKESPDGNNVACILTLPPYQRRGYGKFLIAFSYELSKLESTVGSPEKPLSDLGKLSYRSYWSWVLLEILRDFRGTLSIKDLSQMTSITQSDIISTLQSLNMVKYWKGQHVICVTPKLVEEHLKSAQYKKPPITVDTQCLKWAPPKTRQAKLTKK; encoded by the exons ATGACCGGAGGAACCGAGTTTGAGAACAGTTACGGCGACAACAAAGACCCGGAGAGCACGATGGAGACCGACATGGACTCCGGGAACATCGAAAACGAGCGGGCGGAGCTGGAGGCGAGTGTCCCGGCTCCGTCCTCCTCCAACGGCAGCGGCGGGGAGGAGGACGAGGCTGAGACCGAGGCCCGAGAGCGGGAGGCCGGGGGCTTGAGTAGCGTAGCCTCGGCCGATGGAGGAGCGGTTCAGAGCGGCGGGAGGGACCAAGAGGTGTCGGTGGAAATAGGAGAGACGTATTTATGTCAAAGGACAGACAAAACCTGGC aCTCCGCAGAGGTCATCCAGTCCAGGCTAAACGAGCAGGAGGGCAGAGAGGAGTTCTATGTGCACTATGTTGGAT TTAACAGACGTCTGGATGAGTGGGTGGGTAAGAATCGCCTTGCTCTCACAAAGACAGTGAAAGATGCGGTGAGGAAGAGCACAGAGATGGGAGGAGTCGACCTGGGAGACCAACCAGAGCGCAAAATCACCAGGAACCAGAAACGCAAACACGACGAGATCAACCATGTACAGAAG ACATACGCAGAAATGGACCCAACGACAGCTGCCCTCGAGAAGGAGCACGAAGCG ATCACCAAAGTGAAGTACGTGGACAAGATTCAGATCGGAAACTTTGAGATTGACGCCTGGTACTTCTCCCCGTTCCCAGAGGATTATGGGAAACAGCCCAAACTGTGGATTTGTGAATACTGCCTCAAGTACATGAAGTTTGAGAAGACCTTCAGACACCACCTG TCGAATTGTCAGTGGAGGCAGCCCCCAGGAAAAGAGATTTACAGAAGGAGCAACATCTCAGTGTTTGAGGTGGATGGACGCGACCATAAA atttactgtcaaaacctgTGTCTTCTGGCTAAACTTTTCCTGGATCACAAAACACTTTACTTCGACGTGGAaccctttattttttatattctcACAGAAGTCAACAAACAAGGAGCACACATCGTTGGCTACTTCTCTAAA GAAAAAGAGTCTCCGGACGGTAATAACGTGGCCTGTATTCTCACTCTGCCTCCGTATCAACGCCGAGGCTACGGGAAGTTCCTCATCGCTTTCA GTTATGAGCTGTCGAAGCTGGAGAGCACAGTGGGGTCTCCGGAGAAGCCTTTGTCAGATCTGGGTAAACTGAGCTACAGGAGCTACTGGTCATGGGTCCTGCTCGAGATCCTGCGGGACTTTAGAGgcacgctgtcaatcaaagacCTCAG CCAGATGACGAGTATCACACAGAGTGACATCATCAGTACACTACAGTCTCTGAACATGGTCAAATACTGGAAAGGTCAACACGTGATCTGTGTCACTCCCAAACTGGTGGAGGAGCATCTAAAGAGTGCACAGTACAAGAAGCCCCCCATCACTG TGGACACACAGTGTTTGAAGTGGGCACCTCCTAAAACCAGACAGGCAAAATTAACAAAGAAGTGA